The Neisseria yangbaofengii genome contains a region encoding:
- a CDS encoding phosphotransferase has protein sequence MLIEADKRIVSRDTCLPGLAALLDTELLLEKLKTLEPFQHAVKVEIQYLRYKPGNSCASTLYIELGDGLGLRYYAKALTPKRFQESWNKPSRQKLVKKGGDHAPLALPELCIMLLHPIHDRSIGKMDWLVSGNALRRMLKACSLPAFETGRPKVDILRYKPERRLVAKVSYGDVPVAILRSSTPDEFSKMLIGSAFGVSHGGVVLAGADGTSCTLATRWQKGDSLCPEEGRAPDDRLVAELGKKLARIHSAGYQHPTRYTLADEIRSVGGVANTFRHILPEYIDWFETLQNRITCDLTHLPEQATLIHGDFSLDQVIRRISKNGEIKLHILDWDRSAQGHPLLDLASFIARLELQLIEGLITRHEADRLSDGLLQSYRRKREADEAGLRLFTASALLRLAAEPFRKRSPYWDQYTLQILQRTHALLDAEDIVSAPAPALNTDSVQEPIIADLLDTANMQPLLQQAGIIGATEHLASACLRHHKPGRRALVEYALPKQNGNRRFIGKYRAKGLDKHSPRIQQALWQKGFDRPSETGVPEVLGVLPELNTWFQSRIDGQTIGSLLYPENRRLAFLGKAAANALIALHQSGVGDDLDLPCWQPADEWTVLDKALTEAQTKLPHLAERIAKVAAQCKTLIGSLPERPSEILHRDFYQDQILEPYGTPGRMVLLDLDLACRGDGALDAGNYLAHIKEFALRRYGKTDALCAHERAFGQQFLTHNPQAANTVEAYTTLALARHIRISTLFDERSHTTEPLLLLCESRLNNLKQP, from the coding sequence ATGTTGATTGAAGCTGATAAACGGATTGTATCGCGCGACACCTGCCTGCCCGGGCTGGCTGCTTTGCTGGATACGGAATTGCTGTTGGAAAAGCTCAAAACCCTTGAGCCTTTCCAACATGCCGTCAAAGTAGAAATTCAATATCTGCGTTACAAACCCGGCAATAGCTGCGCAAGCACTTTGTATATCGAATTGGGCGACGGCCTTGGCTTGCGTTATTACGCCAAAGCCCTAACCCCCAAGCGTTTCCAAGAATCATGGAACAAACCTTCCCGCCAAAAGCTGGTGAAAAAAGGTGGGGATCATGCGCCTTTGGCCTTGCCTGAATTGTGCATCATGCTACTGCACCCGATACATGACCGCTCCATCGGCAAGATGGATTGGTTGGTTTCCGGCAATGCTCTGCGCCGCATGCTCAAAGCCTGCTCTCTGCCTGCTTTTGAAACAGGCAGACCCAAAGTCGATATTCTGCGCTACAAACCCGAGCGCCGTTTAGTGGCGAAAGTCAGCTACGGCGATGTACCTGTGGCTATCTTGCGCAGCAGCACGCCTGACGAATTCAGCAAAATGTTGATCGGCAGTGCTTTTGGGGTATCTCACGGCGGCGTGGTGTTGGCCGGTGCCGACGGCACCAGTTGTACCTTAGCCACGCGCTGGCAAAAAGGCGACAGCTTGTGTCCGGAAGAAGGCCGTGCGCCCGATGACCGGCTTGTCGCCGAATTGGGTAAGAAACTGGCCCGCATCCACAGCGCCGGTTATCAACACCCTACCCGCTATACGCTGGCCGACGAAATCCGTTCGGTTGGCGGCGTGGCGAATACCTTCCGCCATATTCTGCCCGAATACATCGATTGGTTTGAAACACTGCAAAACCGCATTACCTGCGACCTGACCCATTTGCCGGAGCAAGCGACGTTAATCCACGGTGATTTTTCGCTTGACCAAGTGATTCGGCGCATCAGCAAAAACGGTGAAATCAAGCTGCATATTCTCGACTGGGATCGCTCCGCACAAGGTCATCCGCTATTGGATTTGGCCAGCTTTATCGCCCGATTGGAATTGCAGTTGATTGAAGGCTTGATAACGCGCCATGAAGCCGACCGACTTTCAGACGGCCTGTTGCAGAGTTATCGCCGGAAACGAGAGGCCGATGAAGCCGGTTTGCGCCTGTTTACCGCCTCGGCATTATTGCGCTTGGCTGCCGAGCCGTTTCGCAAACGCAGTCCGTATTGGGATCAATACACCCTGCAAATCCTGCAACGCACGCACGCCCTGCTGGATGCAGAAGATATTGTTTCTGCGCCTGCCCCTGCTCTCAACACGGATTCGGTGCAAGAACCAATCATCGCCGATTTGCTCGATACCGCCAACATGCAGCCGCTGCTGCAACAAGCGGGCATTATCGGCGCAACAGAACATCTTGCTTCCGCATGCTTGCGCCATCACAAACCCGGCCGCCGCGCCTTGGTGGAATATGCCTTGCCTAAGCAAAACGGCAATCGGCGCTTTATCGGCAAATACCGTGCCAAAGGTTTAGACAAACATTCCCCGCGCATTCAACAAGCCTTGTGGCAAAAAGGCTTTGACAGGCCGTCTGAAACCGGCGTGCCGGAAGTGCTGGGCGTATTGCCTGAATTAAACACTTGGTTTCAAAGCCGCATCGACGGCCAAACTATCGGCTCGCTGCTGTATCCGGAAAACCGCCGCTTAGCCTTCTTAGGCAAAGCCGCTGCCAATGCCTTGATTGCCTTGCATCAAAGCGGTGTGGGCGATGATTTGGATTTACCTTGCTGGCAACCGGCAGACGAATGGACGGTGCTCGATAAAGCCTTAACCGAAGCGCAAACCAAGCTGCCCCATTTGGCCGAACGCATTGCCAAAGTCGCAGCGCAATGCAAAACATTGATTGGTTCACTGCCTGAAAGGCCGTCTGAAATCCTGCACCGCGATTTCTACCAAGACCAAATCCTCGAACCCTACGGCACACCCGGCCGCATGGTGCTGCTGGATTTAGACTTGGCTTGCCGTGGCGATGGCGCATTGGATGCCGGCAATTATCTTGCCCACATTAAAGAGTTCGCCTTACGCCGCTATGGCAAAACAGATGCACTGTGCGCCCACGAAAGAGCGTTCGGACAACAATTCCTAACCCACAATCCACAAGCTGCAAATACTGTGGAAGCATATACAACATTAGCATTAGCGCGCCATATCCGCATCAGCACCTTATTTGACGAACGCAGCCACACCACTGAGCCGCTGCTGCTGCTGTGCGAAAGCCGCCTGAATAACCTCAAACAACCATAA